One Acetomicrobium sp. S15 = DSM 107314 DNA window includes the following coding sequences:
- a CDS encoding transketolase — translation MVNKLLLLEGFPKERLSEGDIAEFGEAARLARQWVLTMTTAANSGHPAGSLSSMEMYLVTYAVSSLRPHNADSLDRDFIVISHGHTSPGAYAALAYYGFLSPEELLGNFRRAGSPFEGHVERGCPGVDWGTGNLGQGLAAGVGFALAMRARGAKNHVYVLMGDGEQVKGQVAEARRIANKEKLGSITALIDYNHIQISGRVEEIMPADIATLWKADGWLVYECDGHDVDAIYRALRGAVFDGRPSVILCHTLMGKGVSFMEGSPEFHGKAATKDLYIKAMEELGGSPELLERALAARRGPLPKKKRIPSPAVAIDTGEVRAYAAGEKLDNRSAFGNALVDVGSLNYDKEGHAPILVFDCDLAGSVKTEEFAKRCPDWFIEAGIQEHATATASGAASCAGVVSCFADFGVFGLGEAYNQQRLNDINGANLKLFLTHVGLDVGEDGATHQCIDYVGLLRNTFGWRLVVPADPNQTDRAVRWALSAGGNVCVAMGRSKVPVVVREDGSPFFAGDYAFRYGAMELLRDGSDGAILAMGAMVHKAIEAWESLRASGCSVKVYSVSCPLELDDSALKDAAKTGLIVTYEDHHVRSGMGSLVAFRLAEMGITPPLFKALGVHRYGDSGAAPEVLSAMGLSVEHLVEAIRGLTIQG, via the coding sequence GTGGTTAATAAGCTATTGTTGTTGGAGGGCTTCCCCAAAGAGAGGCTTTCGGAAGGTGATATCGCCGAGTTCGGCGAAGCTGCGCGCTTGGCGAGGCAGTGGGTTTTAACCATGACCACAGCAGCCAACAGCGGGCACCCAGCAGGGTCGCTCTCAAGTATGGAGATGTATTTGGTTACCTACGCTGTCTCCAGCTTGCGCCCTCACAATGCCGACTCGCTGGATCGCGACTTCATCGTAATAAGCCATGGCCACACATCACCCGGGGCATATGCGGCGTTGGCATACTATGGCTTCTTATCCCCCGAAGAGCTGTTGGGGAATTTCAGGCGCGCCGGCAGCCCTTTTGAGGGGCACGTGGAGAGGGGGTGCCCTGGCGTAGATTGGGGGACTGGCAACTTAGGCCAGGGCTTGGCCGCCGGCGTCGGTTTTGCCCTCGCCATGAGGGCCAGGGGGGCCAAAAACCACGTCTATGTCCTCATGGGCGATGGCGAACAAGTGAAGGGACAGGTAGCTGAAGCAAGGCGCATCGCTAACAAGGAAAAGTTGGGCTCGATCACTGCCCTTATAGATTATAACCACATCCAGATATCCGGACGAGTGGAAGAGATCATGCCGGCCGATATAGCAACTTTGTGGAAAGCCGACGGCTGGCTCGTCTATGAGTGCGATGGCCACGATGTCGATGCCATCTACAGGGCGCTTCGCGGCGCTGTCTTCGATGGGAGACCTTCTGTCATCCTGTGCCATACGCTCATGGGCAAGGGCGTTTCCTTCATGGAGGGCAGTCCTGAGTTTCATGGGAAGGCCGCCACCAAAGATTTATATATAAAAGCCATGGAGGAGCTGGGTGGCTCTCCCGAGCTGTTGGAGAGGGCGCTCGCAGCGCGCCGCGGGCCCTTGCCCAAAAAGAAGCGCATACCTTCCCCGGCGGTTGCGATCGATACAGGAGAGGTACGCGCCTATGCCGCCGGGGAGAAACTGGACAATAGATCTGCCTTCGGCAACGCCTTGGTCGATGTCGGCTCCTTAAATTATGACAAGGAAGGCCATGCGCCCATCTTGGTCTTCGACTGCGATCTCGCCGGCTCGGTGAAGACGGAGGAGTTCGCAAAGAGGTGCCCCGACTGGTTCATCGAGGCCGGCATCCAAGAGCACGCCACTGCAACGGCATCTGGTGCTGCGTCATGCGCCGGCGTTGTGAGCTGCTTTGCCGATTTCGGTGTCTTCGGCTTGGGCGAGGCTTACAACCAACAGCGGCTGAACGACATAAATGGGGCGAACTTGAAACTCTTTTTGACCCATGTAGGGCTGGATGTGGGCGAAGACGGCGCTACGCACCAATGTATAGACTACGTCGGCCTGCTGCGCAATACCTTCGGCTGGAGGCTCGTCGTTCCGGCCGATCCAAACCAGACGGATCGGGCCGTGCGCTGGGCCCTTTCGGCCGGCGGCAATGTCTGCGTCGCCATGGGGCGCAGCAAAGTTCCCGTCGTCGTGCGAGAGGACGGGTCGCCGTTTTTCGCAGGCGACTATGCCTTCCGCTACGGCGCCATGGAGCTGTTACGCGACGGCTCCGATGGGGCGATCCTCGCTATGGGGGCTATGGTCCACAAGGCCATCGAGGCATGGGAGAGCTTGCGCGCCTCCGGTTGCAGCGTCAAGGTGTATAGCGTATCATGCCCGCTTGAGCTCGACGATTCGGCCTTAAAAGATGCCGCAAAGACGGGCCTGATTGTCACCTATGAGGATCACCATGTAAGAAGCGGTATGGGGTCGCTCGTGGCGTTTCGTTTGGCCGAGATGGGCATAACCCCTCCGCTCTTTAAAGCCTTGGGTGTTCATCGCTACGGCGATTCGGGCGCTGCCCCTGAAGTCCTCTCCGCGATGGGGCTTTCCGTAGAACACCTGGTCGAGGCCATTAGGGGGCTCACGATTCAAGGGTGA
- a CDS encoding ABC transporter substrate-binding protein yields MRKVLVVLLLTALISAGVVFVVRPWKSVTVAVLFPASGVGAPLGLSLTQSLLWAFDYFNERSFVPEYRPVVIKTDDVEEGIKEAINSGAVVIVGASTSTYASRLQKAADEAGLSVISVGALSQALAEKDNLFRPHSGTDEAFVMGEILCKSVSRYAVFASAQNPIYVVSFLDALTAGMGGVRPYVYLSADGGASREMLFSALAEIMESDAVVLVLPDFSSAVVVRQLRYLYLDMPIWIASWGATARFAEIAGSMGEGVCTIASWRPDALEASHPFVQYVRRLYGDELDPFPLTLAYDAVAMLDEAISRGEIDKVSIAKELGEIRSVVGINGPFVVDENGDGHPPLYLQEVSKRRWRLLEVLSP; encoded by the coding sequence ATGCGCAAGGTCTTGGTTGTATTGCTTCTGACAGCGCTGATATCGGCAGGGGTTGTTTTCGTCGTTCGGCCGTGGAAAAGTGTGACTGTGGCTGTCCTTTTTCCGGCTTCTGGCGTCGGCGCCCCTTTAGGTCTTTCACTGACACAATCCCTTCTTTGGGCCTTCGATTACTTTAACGAACGGTCTTTTGTCCCCGAATACCGCCCCGTCGTCATAAAGACTGACGACGTAGAGGAGGGTATAAAAGAAGCCATCAATTCCGGTGCCGTCGTCATTGTGGGCGCCTCCACATCCACTTATGCCTCGCGCCTTCAGAAAGCCGCGGACGAAGCCGGACTTTCCGTCATATCGGTGGGCGCGCTTTCGCAGGCGCTGGCCGAAAAGGATAACCTCTTTCGCCCTCACAGCGGAACGGACGAGGCCTTTGTAATGGGCGAAATATTGTGCAAATCCGTTTCGCGCTACGCCGTTTTCGCCTCGGCGCAAAATCCCATATACGTGGTGTCGTTCCTCGATGCACTAACAGCCGGCATGGGTGGCGTGCGGCCGTATGTCTACTTGAGTGCTGACGGCGGGGCGAGCAGAGAGATGCTCTTTTCTGCCTTAGCTGAGATAATGGAAAGCGATGCGGTTGTTTTGGTGCTGCCGGACTTTTCGTCGGCCGTGGTCGTGAGACAGTTACGTTATCTTTACCTCGACATGCCCATTTGGATAGCAAGCTGGGGTGCTACGGCGCGCTTCGCCGAAATCGCCGGGTCGATGGGCGAGGGCGTATGCACGATCGCCTCCTGGAGGCCGGATGCCTTGGAAGCTTCGCATCCTTTCGTACAATACGTCAGGAGGCTTTATGGAGACGAATTGGACCCGTTCCCTCTTACGTTGGCTTATGACGCCGTAGCCATGCTCGACGAGGCTATAAGCAGAGGAGAAATCGACAAAGTCAGCATAGCGAAAGAGCTCGGCGAGATTCGCAGCGTAGTTGGCATAAATGGCCCCTTTGTGGTGGACGAAAACGGCGATGGTCATCCTCCCCTCTATCTCCAAGAGGTTTCAAAAAGGCGCTGGCGCCTTTTGGAGGTCTTATCGCCATGA